GAGGTCCAGGTGGACGAGGTGGCAAACCAAATACTCGAAGCGCTACCCGACCCCCGAGGAGAAGGAGAAGCGGTTCCAAGTATTCAAGACGAACACCAACTCCATCGGCGCTTTCGCCAGCCAGACTACGGTCAACGCCGTCGTCGGCGGGTTCGGGCCCCAGACCGTCACCACGGTCAGGGTCGGCATGAACAGATTCGGCGACCTCAACCCCAGCGAGGTCGCCGAGCAGTTCACCGGGTTCAACAACTCCGTCTTCACCCCAGAGCGTCCCTCCCCGCTCCCCTACGACTCCTGGAAGCCGTGCTGCGTTGACTGGCGCTCGAGCGGCGCCGTCACCGGCGTCAAGTTTCAGGGCTCCTGCTGTAAGTCAAGCTAGCAAACTCCTGCTCAGGTAACTTTATATGTTGGTCAGTTCTTGTAGAGTAACGGACATGTGTATGTGGCAGTGTCATGCTGGGCATTCGCGGCCGTGGCGGCCATCGAGGGCATGAACAAGATCAGGACCGGCGATCTGGTGTCGCTGTCGGAGCAGCAGCTCGTGGACTGCGACACCAGTAGCAGCGGCTGCAGCGGCGGCCGCACTGACACTGCCCTGGGCCTCGTGGCCTCCCGCGGCGGCATCACGTCCGAGGAGAGGTACCCGTACAGCGGCTTCAAGGGCACCTGCGACGTGGACAAGCTGCTGTTCGACCACCAGGCGGCCGTCAAGGGATTCAAGGCCGTGCCGCCCAACGACGAGCGGCAGCTGGCGCTGGCCGTGGCGCGGCAGCCCGTGACGGTGTACATCGACGCCAGCACCTGGGAGTTCCAGTTCTACTCAGGCGGCATCTTCCGGGGCCCCTGCTCCGCCGACGCCGCGAGGGTCAACCACGCCGTCACCATTGTCGGCTACTGCGAGGAGTTCGGCGAGAAGTTCTGGATCGCCAAGAACTCGTGGAGCAACGACTGGGGCGACCAGGGATACATCTACCTCGCCAAGGACGTCTTCTGGCCGACGGGCACCTGCGGCCTCGCCACCTCGCCCTTCTACCCAACAGCTTGACCGACGCCGGCTTGCCGGCGGAGCTTTTAAATTTGCGTGCGCGCAATACTTGCTTACCTTTAGTGCATCGATCGTACGGATGGTTAAGAGTGATCGGTGGTTGTGTGATACAGTATTGTTTCCCATATCATTTTGATAAtgtaaaataaaatattgattgtgTTTACCTAAAAAAATTAATAGTTGGGCAATCAGTAAGAAAGATGGCTCCAGTGTACTATATACTTGCATCGACAAAATCTTTTCACATTTCAACATGGCGTGATCTTATATCAGAATGAAACACGCAGCTAGCGTAAGGGGAAGCAAAAGCTTACTGAAAACTAAAACATATTTTTTTTTGATCGGCCTGAAGCGTCATAGTGGTACCAACACTAGTGGGATCTGGGATTTCACCGATTTCATTTCATCGGAAGCTTGGCAGAGTGATCTATTTGCCGAATTTCATTAAAATTGGACTCGCCGTGACACCCAACTCGGCAAACTTCATTGTTTGCCTAGTGTCAGCGAAAGGGACTCGGCGAAAGAGAGGAACTCGGCAATGTCTCACATTCCTCGAGTTCCTCCTAATATAGACTTGGAATTGACtgacattttcaaaaagaaaacccaaaaaatctGCAATGACTGATAGATGGGCCCCACAGACGACCCCATATCGATGTTACATGTTTACAGAAACTCGACAATCTTTTTGCATTATTCTTTTTGTTACGGAAATTCCATAAGTCACAGTTATGCCGAGCACTCGTGTAAATGAACTCGACAATCATTTTGCTTTTTTTATTAGAAAATTCAAGGAGTCACGTATATGCCAAGCAACCATAGAGATATACTCGGTAAACAGCTAATAGGTGGGCCTGTGTGACACGTATCAATGACTAACTGACGGTTGGCCTTCCTATGCCGAGGTCGAAAACTAGGCAAAAGGCGGACCATTTGTCCACTTAAAGGGGAGCGGACGCGGGTTCGCGCGCGCCAAACGCAAAAGCCCTCGCCTGTCCTAGCTGTCTCCATTTCCTTCGATACACCGTTGCCGTCCCGCCGCCCTCTCTCCTTCAGCCTGTCATCGTCGTATGGATCTGGCTCCCGCGGCCGTGGCATGCCTGGTTGTATAACTAGAACATGCAGCTGATATtgataaaaaaattgaattttaaaaatcataaaattaaaatgaacaaataataaaaagaaaaggagaggGGAGGGGGGAATAGCATAGTTTGACTCCTTCAATTCGGGCCGGGGAGAAGTTGCATGTCGACAATGTACATGCAACTGGGTTCAAGTAGGATGGAAGAGAAGGTGCAAGTTGCTTGTTGATGATTGCGTGTAACTGGATCAAGGTGGAAGACAAACTGTGTGTTAAAGATGAACACGCATATAAAAGCATCTCCAAAAGCCGTGCTACGTGCCGCGCGCTCAAAAAACGTTTGCAGCGTGCGGTTAGCGAGTTTTTGTGCGACGCGGAGTAGaaatggcaatgggtacccattacccacgtaccctgcgggtaaaaaccctattagggcaaGGGTATGGGTCAAAAAAATACCCATGGTACATAAATAGAAAGAATTCATACCCATCGGGTATATTGGGTATGGGTATGATTTAGTATAACCCATACCCATATACCTTTGTATCCATATATTTTTCTGATAAATAGACCTTATATATTATTTATCCATATATTAAACATATTATATGTACATAAATCCGACAGCCCTAACAAGACCTCATTATGCATTCATGTTAGCCCACCGCACCACAACAACTAGTCCACGAACGAGTATGCGTTGATGTCATGATGTGTTGTTGTTTATAAATTATTGTTATAAGTTGTTGCTTATGACTATGTAATGCTCAAATTGATGTGTTGCAATCTGGATAATTTTATCCGCGGGTATCCATTTACCCCGATGGGTGACGGGTATGAGAAAAAATTATACCTGTCAACGGGTATGGGTACGGGTGctgggtaagggtatggggtggctTCACCCGTACCCAAAtcctgcgggtgccatccctaaCGCGGAGCGCTTGCTTCAACGGCCGCTGCAAAGTCTAGCGTGTGTGAGCTGCTCCAACAGCCGCTGCAAAAAAACTGCACGCGCGCtctcgcacaaacaacatatgcacTCCAAACACAACCATGAAGATCAAACATAAataaaataaatcaacaataaatagttcaatttcattATTACAACTCAAAGAAATAGTTTATCTTCCAATACAATAAATAATTCAACAATACAATATCaaacgcacaaatcatgatgctctttgtcggCCATTCCATGCTCATCACTTctcaatgagatccttctgaagatcatcattCGTCTCGGcacgtcgaatggcatgataggaggcaacaaaacgggcaACCCTGGCAGCCGTTcgccgcactcgcacgggatgtcccaagagctcatactgagaGTAGTCTAAATCATGGACACGCTCATtcccgatgatcatgttgtgcatgatcacacaagcgtgcatgatgtaccaaagcatacaaggcatcttttgatcccaaaatctagccggtcctctcacaatagcaaattgggcttgcaaaatcccaaaagctctctcgACATCTTTCCTTGCCGCCgtctgagcattgtggaaatcaagatttttcttaacTTCCGATTGtttcaacggcttcacaaatgtttgccactttggatagatgtcATCCGCAAGATAGTAGTCATAGTTGTATGTATGACCATTtactacaaactgcaccggtggcagttcaccatttgcaatcttattcatcagtggtgactGATTAACAACGTTGATATCATTCAAAAATCCAGGCATTCcaaaaaagcatgccaaatccaagtctcttgatcggccaccccttcaaggattatagtggaaccattTTTTGGCTGTGAAATTGCCCATGTCATGCCttaggacaattcttccaactccaatgcatgcaatctatggaGGCAACCATACCTATGaagccgcgagctttgttcatctccaatagccttgcggcatcttcagcattgggagatcttaaatactcctggccaaacacttgcacaattccgactgcgaagcgcttgacacacatgatggcttaacTCTCACTCATGGCCAAGtggtcatcaactagatcagcgggAATACCATATGCCGACATACGCAAAGCGgttgtcaccttctgaaaggtgctatgtcCGAGCTCTCCGGCgacattcctcctttgctgaaaaaaccagtcatggctcgctagtttctctgcaatgtgtCTGAACAACTCGATACTCATCCTAAACCGGCGCCGGAAGTACGACTCGGGGTACACGGGATTATCCGCAAAATAGTGCctgatcaatctgttgtgggcatcgatcctatccctccaaattttctgccgacctataaccgaaccaccgtgcttcggttttttattgatgtacataactaggatcattgcaagatcctcctcctcttcaatattaaattcttcttcggaagaatcatatgacgaactcatctacaatgttcaatttAAACTAGGCTATATAaaaaactacaaacaacatgcaccaaattcatgtaaaagtgtgaagttgaagcaatacataccttgcaagCGTTTTGTTGAACACCTTGTGGGTGCCGAGCGGTAGTGGGCAACCGGACGCTGTTCGTCGGAGGAATGGTGCGCACGAGGGGCGGCGGCgcccggagggagaaggaggaagcggcggcggcgcggggataggccggggaagcgcgGAAATGGTCGCTAGAACAAATGGGGTGGTGTGGGCAGCGGCGCCAGCGCCTGGGTCAGGGTAGGTGGAAGTCACGAGCGGGTGCTTGAGTGTGCGGCGCGTGGTAGCGGACGCAGCAAATAAACGGTGTGTGATGGCGATTCGAACCGCGCGCTGAACTCTTTATGCGGCCGCGCGGTTATTGCACCTTCGCTGGAGCTCGGTTAGCGATTACGCGTGCTAAAAATCATAAATTTGCGGCGCGGCGTTTATATAGCGGGGAGATGCTCTAAGAGGAGGTCGAAATAAAAGATAGCATGGACAAGATCACTCATTGTATCAGCATTACCTGCCATCTCTTCCGTTCTGTCGACAAGATCGTCCCACCTCTGACGCCTCCCGTCCTCTTGGGCGTAGGTTTCTGCTATTTGATAAAAGaggaaataagagtgagaagagaaagtGAGCAATGGTGACGGCTCGTGTGATTTTTGTATACAAAAAGGGGCTCCTATACCGCGCGCGGCGCACTAGGCGGAGGCGCCTCTCTCCCCAGTGCGATCTTTTCGGCTAGCCCATGTACAGGCGCCCtacttttttccttttcctttttatttttcgttTTCGTTTATTTTCTACTAgcaaaaagagcccgtgcgttgcaacgggagagaaaacataacacataactcaacaaccatcactcaagaccataataggtccatcttctttattattgtgaggcatcatatttgtgttgccgcttatcctccttctcaccctcgccggcgatggcctcggtgttcatacAAAACAAAAAAACGTGTGTTGAatctggttaatcctaaggcgtctctctctccctctctccttcctctccctctctctctccctctctctctctcacgctcgctttctctcactctcgcgatgagaaatctgttgttttcccttgcgacatttttcagaggtatgcacgtgtagttattgatgttttcttttccgtatatggttatagtggagtgtttatttgcaatccggatcgtcGCTGGTATGAAAAAacggatcttgcgctataaattataagtttgcttccataataatattttaaaaatatttaacaggtaaagttaacatcatattt
The Triticum dicoccoides isolate Atlit2015 ecotype Zavitan chromosome 3A, WEW_v2.0, whole genome shotgun sequence genome window above contains:
- the LOC119267563 gene encoding ervatamin-B-like isoform X1; translation: MTSSMPCLVLLLGIACILQASLTAAAWELPESEVRSRWTRWQTKYSKRYPTPEEKEKRFQVFKTNTNSIGAFASQTTVNAVVGGFGPQTVTTVRVGMNRFGDLNPSEVAEQFTGFNNSVFTPERPSPLPYDSWKPCCVDWRSSGAVTGVKFQGSCLSCWAFAAVAAIEGMNKIRTGDLVSLSEQQLVDCDTSSSGCSGGRTDTALGLVASRGGITSEERYPYSGFKGTCDVDKLLFDHQAAVKGFKAVPPNDERQLALAVARQPVTVYIDASTWEFQFYSGGIFRGPCSADAARVNHAVTIVGYCEEFGEKFWIAKNSWSNDWGDQGYIYLAKDVFWPTGTCGLATSPFYPTA
- the LOC119267563 gene encoding ervatamin-B-like isoform X2: MNRFGDLNPSEVAEQFTGFNNSVFTPERPSPLPYDSWKPCCVDWRSSGAVTGVKFQGSCLSCWAFAAVAAIEGMNKIRTGDLVSLSEQQLVDCDTSSSGCSGGRTDTALGLVASRGGITSEERYPYSGFKGTCDVDKLLFDHQAAVKGFKAVPPNDERQLALAVARQPVTVYIDASTWEFQFYSGGIFRGPCSADAARVNHAVTIVGYCEEFGEKFWIAKNSWSNDWGDQGYIYLAKDVFWPTGTCGLATSPFYPTA